From the genome of Fusarium oxysporum f. sp. lycopersici 4287 chromosome 3, whole genome shotgun sequence, one region includes:
- a CDS encoding hypothetical protein (At least one base has a quality score < 10) produces the protein MVGTGVAHKVISILLRLGELASAIIVLGILSRFCYLISIAEVYADGRIIYGIVVACLGIIYSFIFCPPFKNMFLGFPFDFVMFVMWLVAYCLLQTRTGGHACSVGWYYDYWGYYWGRFWRVGPIGTVTINGAGCGSWKTVLAFSFIAWFLHLLSGILGVYVFRTYIRIDETKREIRRQAEKLTKGDSRAHGYNQRAEEENGATNNV, from the exons ATGGTAGGAACTGGTGTTGCACATAAAGTTATTTCCATTCTTCTCCGTCTTGGCGAGCTTGCCTCCGCTATAATCGTCCTAGGAATTCTCTCGCGCTTCTGTTACCTTATCAGCATCGCGGAGGTGTATGCCGATGGACGGATCATCTATGGCATCGTTGTTGCGTGCCTTGGTATCATCTACTCCTTCATTTTCTGTCCGCCATTTAAGAATATGTTCTTGGGATTTCCCTTTGACTTTGTGATGTTTGTCATGTGGCTCGTGGCATACTGCCTGCTTCAGACT AGAACTGGTGGTCACGCTTGCTCTGTAGGTTGGTATTACGACTATTGGGGCTACTATTGGGGTCGTTTCTGGCGAGTCGGGCCCATTGGGACAGTTACCATCAACGGGGCGGGTTGCGGGTCGTGGAAGACGGTCCTGGCCTTTTCATTTATCGCATGGttcctccatcttctgaGTGGGATCCTT GGGGTATACGTCTTCCGTACTTATATTAGGATCGATGAGACAAAGCGCGAAATCAGGCGTCAGGCTGAAAAACTTACCAA GGGTGATTCTCGAGCGCACGGCTACAACCAGAgagctgaagaggagaatgGCGCGACGAACAATGTCTAG